In Aegilops tauschii subsp. strangulata cultivar AL8/78 chromosome 3, Aet v6.0, whole genome shotgun sequence, one genomic interval encodes:
- the LOC109772749 gene encoding uncharacterized protein: MVGTKLVALGYVFLLSIGLANAARVVRFGSGSATGTGEGGGEGGGTVSGGGSGAGSGTGSGVSSSSGSHASGGGGGGGGGGGQNGGTGYGSGSGSGSGSSQYSQGSSYPYGGGYGGYTSAGGAGGGGGGGKASGYQGSSGYGAGSGTGSGSATATNNWYRQGSTNADAGGNGGGNGGGRNGGSGAGKGAGSGYGNANP, from the coding sequence ATGGTAGGCACAAAGCTAGTAGCCCTCGGCTATGTTTTCCTCTTGAGCATTGGACTGGCCAATGCTGCAAGGGTGGTTAGATTCGGCAGTGGAAGCGCCACGGGAacgggagagggaggaggagagggtggGGGAACTGTGAGTGGTGGTGGCTCGGGTGCTGGGAGTGGAACTGGGTCTGGCGTGAGTTCTAGTAGTGGTAGCCATGCAAGcggtggaggtggaggtggcggcggaggcggtggCCAAAATGGTGGAACTGGATATGGTAGCGGGTCCGGCTCTGGCTCCGGTTCCAGTCAATATAGTCAAGGATCTTCATATCCTTATGGTGGTGGCTATGGTGGATATACTAGCGCTGGCGGTgccggtggtggcggtggtggaggGAAAGCTAGTGGTTATCAAGGATCTAGTGGATATGGGGCTGGTAGTGGCACTGGTTCTGGCTCAGCTACAGCTACTAACAATTGGTATAGACAAGGTAGTACAAATGCAGATGCTGGTGGAAACGGTGGTGGCAATGGTGGAGGAAGAAATGGTGGGAGTGGTGCAGGCAAAGGTGCTGGATCTGGGTATGGCAATGCCAACCCCTAG